The following coding sequences are from one Delphinus delphis chromosome 19, mDelDel1.2, whole genome shotgun sequence window:
- the NMT1 gene encoding glycylpeptide N-tetradecanoyltransferase 1, whose product MADESDTAVKPPVPPLPQMMEGNGNGHEHCSDCENEEDNSYNRGGLSPANDTGAKKKKKKQKKKKEKGSETDSAQDQPVKMNSLPAERIQEIQKAIELFSVGQGPAKTMEEASKRSYQFWDTQPVPKLGEVVNTHGPVEPDKDSIRQEPYTLPQDFAWDALDLGDRGVLKELYTLLNENYVEDDDNMFRFDYSPEFLLWALRPPGWLPQWHCGVRVVSSRKLVGFISAIPANIHIYDTEKKMVEINFLCVHKKLRSKRVAPVLIREITRRVHLEGIFQAVYTAGVVLPKPVGTCRYWHRSLNPRKLIEVKFSHLSRNMTMQRTMKLYRLPETPKTAGLRPMEKKDIAVVHKLLTQYLKQFHLTPVMSQEEVEHWFYPQENIIDTFVVENANGEVTDFLSFYTLPSTIMNHPTHKSLKAAYSFYNVHTQTPLLDLMSDALVLAKMKGFDVFNALDLMENKTFLEKLKFGIGDGNLQYYLYNWKCPSMGAEKVGLVLQ is encoded by the exons ATGGCGGACGAGAGTGATACAGCAGTGAAGCCGCCGGTACCTCCGCTGCCGCAGATGATGGAAGGGAACGGAAACGGCCATGAGCATTGCAGCGATTGCGAGAACGAGGAGGACAACAGCTACAACCGGGG TGGTTTGAGTCCAGCCAATGACACTGgagccaaaaagaagaaaaagaaacaaaaaaagaagaaagagaaaggcagtgAGACAGATTCAGCCCAGGATCAGCCTGTGAAG aTGAACTCTTTGCCAGCAGAGAGGATCCAGGAAATACAGAAGGCCATTGAACTCTTTTCAGTAGGTCAGGGACCTGCGAAAACCATGGAGGAGGCTAGCAAACGAAGCTACCAGTTCTGGGACACGCAGCCCGTCCCCAAACTGG GGGAAGTCGTGAACACACATGGTCCCGTGGAACCTGACAAAGACAGCATCCGCCAGGAGCCCTACACGCTGCCCCAGGACTTCGCCTGGGATGCCTTGGACCTGGGGGACCGTGGTGTG CTGAAAGAACTCTACACCCTCCTGAATGAGAATTACGTGGAAGATGATGACAACATGTTCCGATTTGATTATTCTCCCGAATTTCTTTTGTG GGCTCTCCGGCCGCCTGGCTGGCTCCCCCAGTGGCACTGTGGGGTTCGAGTGGTCTCGAGTCGGAAACTGGTTGGGTTCATCAGCGCCATCCCGGCAAACATCCATATCTATGACAC agAGAAGAAGATGGTAGAGATCAACTTCTTGTGTGTCCACAAGAAGCTGCGTTCCAAGAGGGTGGCTCCAGTCCTGATCCGTGAGATAACCCGGCGGGTGCACCTGGAGGGCATCTTCCAAGCTGTTTACACTGCCGGGGTCGTATTACCAAAGCCTGTTGGCACCTGCAG GTACTGGCATCGGTCCCTAAACCCACGGAAGCTGATTGAAGTGAAGTTCTCCCACTTGAGCAGAAATATGACCATGCAACGCACCATGAAGCTCTACCGACTTCCAGAG ACTCCCAAGACAGCTGGGCTGCGACCAATGGAAAAAAAGGACATTGCAGTAGTGCACAAGCTCCTCACCCAGTACCTGAAGCAGtttcacctcacgccagtcatgAGCCAAGAGGAGGTGGAACACTGGTTCTACCCCCAGGAGAATATCATCGACACTTTTGTGGTGGAG AATGCAAACGGTGAGGTGACCGATTTCCTGAGCTTTTATACACTTCCGTCCACCATCATGAATCACCCGACCCACAAGAGTCTAAAGGCTGCTTATTCTTTCTACAACGTTCACACCCAGACCCCTCTTCTAGACCTCATGAGCGACGCCCTCGTTCTCGCCAAAATG AAAGGGTTTGACGTATTCAATGCACTGGATCTCATGGAGAACAAAACCTTCCTGGAGAAGCTCAAGTTTGGCATAGGGGACGGCAACCTACAGTATTACCTTTACAATTGGAAGTGCCCCAGCATGGGGGCAGAGAAG GTTGGGCTGGTGTTACAGTAA